One Lutra lutra chromosome 18, mLutLut1.2, whole genome shotgun sequence genomic window carries:
- the POP7 gene encoding ribonuclease P protein subunit p20: MAENREPRGAVEAELDPVEYTLRKRLPHRLPRRPNDIYVNMKTDFKAQLARCQKLLDGGARGQNSCSEIYIHGLGLAINRAINIALQLQAGSFGSLQVAANTSTVELVDELEPETDTREPLTRIRNNSAIHIRVFRVAPK, translated from the coding sequence ATGGCGGAAAACCGAGAGCCCCGCGGGGCCGTCGAGGCTGAGCTGGACCCGGTGGAGTATACCCTTCGGAAGCGGCTCCCCCACCGCCTGCCCCGGAGGCCCAATGACATTTATGTCAACATGAAGACTGACTTTAAGGCCCAGCTGGCCCGCTGCCAGAAGCTGCTGGACGGAGGGGCTCGGGGTCAGAACTCATGCAGTGAGATCTACATTCATGGCCTGGGCCTGGCCATCAACCGTGCCATCAACATTGCCTTACAGCTGCAGGCGGGCAGTTTCGGGTCCTTGCAGGTGGCTGCCAATACCTCCACCGTGGAGCTGGTCGATGAGCTGGAACCAGAGACTGATACACGAGAGCCTCTGACCCGCATCCGCAACAACTCGGCCATCCACATCCGGGTCTTCAGGGTTGCACCCAAGTAA